The following proteins come from a genomic window of Corallococcus sp. NCRR:
- a CDS encoding family 2 encapsulin nanocompartment cargo protein terpene cyclase, translating into MSKGKQKQPFQLPDFYVPWPARLNPNLEGARAHTKAWSYQMGILGPPRDGTDREVWSERRFDGMDYALLCAYTHPEAPGPELDLITDWYVWVFYFDDHFLEVFKYSRDVKGGQAYLDRLPLFMPLDMSPPPEPTNPVERALWDLWQRTVPSMSMDWRKRFYENTKHLLDESMWEIENISEARVSNPIEYIEMRRKVGGAPWSSDLVEHAVSAEIPDRVVKSRPMRVFKDTFSDAVHLRNDLFSYERELEEGELSNGVLVVEKFLDCDTQRAAELVNDLLTSRLQQFETTFATELPWLFAEYGLNPVEQAQVLTYLRGLQDWQSGGHEWHMRSNRYMNQHSEERPALSIPVPSGLGTSALRIPLTPGGLGLGPRSRSLSHVPRQYVGPTKLPAFYMPYSTYQSPHLDRARKNSKAWARRVGMLEVVPGVGFYVWDDHKFDAADVALCGAYIHPDATPEQLDLTACWLVWGTYADDYFPMLYANTRDMAGAKMFTARLGQFMPDDVEAANAAVPTNPVELGLADLWKRTAGPLSPRGRKLFRKAIQDMTDSWVWELNNQLLNRVPDPVDYVEMRRKTFGSDLTMSLSRLSKGDAVPEDVFNTRTLRGLENSAADYACFVNDLFSYQKEIQFEGELNNCVLVVQKFLGVDKDEAVSVVNALMTARMQQFQHLVAKELPVVIRTFNLDAKAQEKLNKYVEQLQQWMAGIPRWHAEVARYTEAELIHDAAPKLKAGNVSALGTSAMRLAELFRAGRP; encoded by the coding sequence ATGTCCAAGGGGAAGCAGAAGCAACCGTTCCAGTTGCCGGACTTCTACGTGCCGTGGCCGGCGCGCCTGAATCCGAACCTGGAGGGGGCCCGCGCGCACACCAAGGCGTGGTCCTACCAGATGGGCATCCTGGGACCGCCTCGGGATGGCACGGACCGCGAGGTCTGGTCCGAGCGCCGCTTCGACGGCATGGACTACGCGCTGCTCTGTGCGTACACGCACCCGGAGGCGCCGGGCCCGGAGTTGGACCTCATCACGGACTGGTACGTCTGGGTCTTCTACTTCGACGACCACTTCCTGGAGGTCTTCAAGTACTCGCGCGACGTGAAGGGCGGCCAGGCCTACCTGGATCGGCTGCCGCTGTTCATGCCGCTGGACATGTCCCCGCCGCCGGAGCCCACCAACCCGGTGGAGCGCGCCCTCTGGGATTTGTGGCAGCGCACCGTGCCCTCCATGTCCATGGACTGGCGCAAGCGCTTCTACGAGAACACCAAGCACCTGCTCGATGAGTCGATGTGGGAGATCGAGAACATCAGCGAGGCGCGCGTCTCCAACCCTATCGAGTACATCGAGATGCGCCGCAAGGTGGGCGGCGCGCCCTGGTCGTCCGACCTGGTGGAGCACGCCGTCTCCGCGGAGATTCCGGACCGCGTCGTGAAGAGCCGCCCGATGCGCGTCTTCAAGGACACGTTCTCGGACGCGGTGCACCTGCGCAACGACCTGTTCTCCTACGAGCGCGAGCTGGAGGAGGGCGAGCTCTCCAACGGCGTGCTGGTGGTGGAGAAGTTCCTCGACTGTGACACCCAGCGCGCGGCGGAGCTGGTCAACGACCTGCTGACGTCGCGGCTGCAGCAGTTCGAGACCACGTTCGCCACGGAGCTGCCGTGGCTGTTCGCGGAGTACGGGCTCAACCCGGTGGAGCAGGCGCAGGTGCTCACGTACCTGCGCGGCCTGCAGGACTGGCAGTCCGGCGGCCACGAGTGGCACATGCGCTCCAACCGCTACATGAACCAGCACTCGGAGGAGCGGCCGGCGCTGTCCATCCCCGTGCCCTCCGGCCTGGGCACCTCCGCGCTGCGCATCCCGCTGACGCCCGGCGGCCTGGGGCTGGGGCCCCGCTCCCGCTCCCTGAGCCACGTGCCCCGCCAGTACGTGGGGCCCACGAAGCTGCCGGCGTTCTACATGCCGTACAGCACGTACCAGAGCCCGCACCTGGACCGCGCGCGCAAGAACTCCAAGGCGTGGGCGCGGCGGGTGGGGATGCTGGAGGTGGTGCCCGGGGTGGGGTTCTACGTCTGGGACGACCACAAGTTCGACGCGGCGGACGTGGCCCTCTGCGGCGCGTACATCCACCCGGACGCGACCCCGGAGCAGCTGGACCTGACGGCGTGCTGGCTCGTCTGGGGCACCTACGCGGACGACTACTTCCCCATGCTCTACGCGAACACGCGGGACATGGCGGGCGCGAAGATGTTCACCGCGCGGCTGGGCCAGTTCATGCCGGATGACGTGGAGGCCGCCAACGCCGCGGTGCCCACGAACCCCGTGGAGCTGGGCCTGGCGGACCTGTGGAAGCGCACCGCCGGCCCGCTGTCGCCGCGCGGCCGCAAGCTGTTCCGCAAGGCCATCCAGGACATGACGGACAGCTGGGTGTGGGAGCTGAACAACCAGCTGCTCAACCGCGTGCCGGACCCCGTGGACTACGTGGAGATGCGCCGCAAGACGTTCGGCTCGGACCTCACCATGAGCCTGTCGCGCCTGTCCAAGGGCGACGCGGTGCCGGAGGACGTCTTCAACACCCGCACGCTGCGCGGGCTGGAGAACTCCGCCGCGGACTACGCCTGCTTCGTCAACGACCTCTTCTCCTACCAGAAGGAGATCCAGTTCGAGGGCGAGCTCAACAACTGCGTGCTCGTGGTCCAGAAGTTCCTGGGCGTGGACAAGGACGAGGCCGTGAGCGTGGTCAACGCGTTGATGACCGCGCGCATGCAGCAGTTCCAGCACCTGGTGGCCAAGGAGTTGCCGGTGGTCATCCGCACCTTCAACCTGGATGCGAAGGCGCAGGAGAAGCTGAACAAGTACGTGGAGCAGCTCCAGCAGTGGATGGCGGGCATCCCCAGGTGGCACGCGGAGGTGGCCCGTTACACCGAGGCGGAGCTCATCCACGACGCGGCGCCGAAGCTCAAGGCCGGGAACGTCTCCGCCCTGGGCACCTCCGCCATGCGCCTCGCCGAGCTGTTCCGCGCCGGCAGGCCCTGA
- the dapE gene encoding succinyl-diaminopimelate desuccinylase, protein MASIELATRLAQTTLELCRIESPIGHEGPIADHVEGWALKHFRREEVFRVGHTLLLGSLEDPRPTVALIGHLDTVPMHPGDVGRAPRIEGERVHGLGASDMKGGVAVMMALAEDLKRAELPVNVAFLLYEREEGAYAESGLIPLYAKRPDLSRVKFGIAMEPTDGVVQVGCVGSMQVTVRFTGRSAHSARPWQGENAIHKAGPLLTELLGRERVEVNVSGFPFYEVLSATLAKGGRARNVVPEAFELNLNYRFAPGKSVARAKEDVLALVAGRAEVEFTDSSPSGPVAAGNPLFQRLMSLTGLPAASKQAWTDVARFGEWGVDAVNFGPGETAQAHQLHESAPIPPLAVAYEKLAAFLKGAA, encoded by the coding sequence ATGGCCTCCATCGAACTCGCCACCCGACTCGCCCAGACGACGCTCGAGCTGTGTCGCATTGAAAGCCCCATTGGCCACGAGGGTCCCATCGCGGACCACGTGGAAGGCTGGGCGCTGAAGCACTTCCGCCGCGAGGAGGTCTTCCGCGTCGGGCACACGCTGCTGTTGGGCTCGCTGGAGGACCCCCGTCCCACGGTGGCGCTCATCGGCCACCTGGACACGGTGCCCATGCACCCCGGGGATGTGGGCCGCGCGCCGCGCATCGAAGGCGAGCGCGTGCACGGGCTGGGCGCGTCCGACATGAAGGGCGGCGTCGCGGTGATGATGGCGCTGGCGGAGGACCTGAAGCGCGCCGAGCTGCCCGTCAACGTGGCCTTCCTCCTGTACGAGCGCGAGGAGGGGGCCTACGCGGAGAGCGGCCTCATCCCGCTGTACGCGAAGCGGCCGGACCTCTCGCGCGTGAAGTTCGGCATCGCCATGGAGCCCACGGACGGCGTGGTGCAGGTGGGCTGCGTCGGCAGCATGCAGGTGACGGTCCGCTTCACGGGGCGCAGCGCGCACTCCGCGCGGCCGTGGCAGGGGGAGAACGCCATCCACAAGGCGGGGCCGCTGCTCACGGAGCTGCTGGGCCGCGAGCGCGTGGAGGTGAACGTCTCGGGCTTCCCCTTCTACGAGGTCCTCAGCGCCACGCTGGCCAAGGGCGGCCGCGCGCGCAACGTGGTGCCGGAGGCGTTCGAGCTGAACCTCAACTACCGCTTCGCGCCGGGCAAGAGCGTGGCTCGGGCGAAGGAGGACGTGCTGGCGCTGGTGGCGGGCCGCGCGGAGGTGGAGTTCACGGACAGCTCGCCCAGCGGGCCGGTGGCCGCGGGCAACCCGCTGTTCCAGCGGCTGATGTCGCTCACGGGGCTGCCCGCCGCGTCGAAGCAGGCGTGGACGGACGTGGCCCGCTTCGGCGAGTGGGGCGTGGACGCGGTGAACTTCGGGCCCGGTGAGACGGCGCAGGCGCATCAGCTCCACGAGAGCGCGCCCATCCCTCCGCTGGCCGTGGCGTACGAGAAGCTCGCCGCGTTCCTGAAGGGCGCGGCCTGA
- a CDS encoding cupin domain-containing protein, giving the protein MEHLDDILPEWLLGTLEPARRDAAARHLEGCERCRAELARLSPAVDALGTLVEPVAPPASVLTRLMERMEGPGRFARWAGKVAAFLDVAEARARELLESMAEPANWMPGPVEGVELMPVETGPGREGMMAAVVRLQPGARYPRHTHLGREWNLVLEGGFREDSGHEVWPGEELEKVDGSLHDFTALQGPACICVTVLDGVTSFEELADGA; this is encoded by the coding sequence ATGGAACACCTCGATGACATCCTCCCCGAGTGGCTGCTCGGGACCCTGGAGCCGGCCCGGCGCGACGCCGCGGCCCGGCACCTGGAGGGCTGTGAGCGCTGCCGGGCGGAGCTGGCCCGGCTGTCGCCCGCCGTGGATGCGTTGGGGACGCTGGTGGAGCCGGTGGCGCCCCCCGCCTCGGTGCTCACGCGCCTGATGGAGCGGATGGAGGGGCCCGGCCGCTTCGCCCGTTGGGCCGGGAAGGTCGCCGCGTTCCTGGACGTGGCGGAGGCGCGGGCCCGCGAGCTGCTGGAGTCCATGGCGGAGCCCGCCAACTGGATGCCCGGCCCGGTGGAGGGCGTGGAGCTGATGCCGGTGGAGACGGGCCCGGGGCGCGAGGGGATGATGGCCGCCGTCGTGCGCCTCCAGCCCGGCGCCCGCTATCCGCGCCACACGCACCTGGGCCGCGAGTGGAACCTGGTGCTGGAGGGCGGCTTCCGCGAGGACTCCGGCCACGAGGTCTGGCCCGGGGAGGAGCTGGAGAAGGTGGACGGCTCGCTGCACGACTTCACCGCGCTGCAGGGCCCCGCGTGCATCTGCGTCACGGTGTTGGATGGCGTGACGTCTTTCGAAGAGCTGGCGGACGGCGCCTGA
- a CDS encoding glycosyltransferase family 2 protein, whose translation MLVSLVIPVYNEIPTLAEILRRCVAVDFPKELVLVDDCSKDGSREFLRQLSEQGLEVLGGTPKNRNEIRVLFQEQNQGKGAALRRGFAEATGDIILVQDADLEYDPRDIPRVIQPILDGDADVVFGSRFIGSPRRVLYYWHTVLNNLLTTLSNMTSGLNLTDMETCYKAFRAEVLRSVHVEEDRFGFEPEITAKVARGNWRVFEVPISYHGRTYEEGKKIGWKDGVRALYAIAKYSLKR comes from the coding sequence ATGCTCGTCTCGCTCGTCATCCCCGTCTACAACGAGATTCCCACCCTGGCGGAAATCCTCCGGCGCTGCGTCGCCGTGGACTTCCCCAAGGAGCTCGTCCTCGTGGACGACTGCTCGAAGGACGGCAGCCGCGAATTCCTGCGCCAGCTGTCCGAGCAGGGCCTGGAGGTCCTGGGCGGCACGCCGAAGAACCGCAACGAAATCCGCGTGCTCTTCCAGGAGCAGAACCAGGGCAAGGGGGCCGCGCTGCGCCGGGGCTTCGCCGAGGCCACGGGGGACATCATCCTCGTGCAGGACGCGGACCTGGAGTACGACCCCCGGGACATCCCCCGGGTCATCCAGCCCATCCTGGATGGCGACGCGGACGTCGTCTTCGGCAGCCGCTTCATCGGGTCGCCGCGCCGGGTGCTGTACTACTGGCACACCGTCCTCAACAACCTGCTCACCACGCTCTCCAACATGACGAGCGGGCTGAACCTCACGGACATGGAGACCTGCTACAAGGCCTTCCGCGCGGAGGTGCTGCGCTCCGTGCACGTGGAGGAGGACCGGTTCGGCTTCGAGCCCGAAATCACCGCCAAGGTGGCGCGCGGCAACTGGCGCGTCTTCGAGGTGCCCATCAGCTACCATGGGCGCACCTACGAGGAGGGCAAGAAGATTGGCTGGAAGGACGGCGTGCGCGCCCTCTACGCCATCGCGAAGTACTCGCTGAAGCGCTGA
- a CDS encoding cell envelope biogenesis protein TolA, with protein sequence MHAESNMQDPNETPSSNTVLPAGEATPSRRRSPGARKGARKASSRRTGAAKNATSKRTTAKKAAGKRTAKKAAGKRGTAKRGTAKKATAKRGARKAPARRAAAGRTARKTSARKSTARKTSARKSTARRSTRR encoded by the coding sequence ATGCACGCCGAGTCGAACATGCAGGACCCGAACGAGACCCCGTCGTCCAACACGGTGCTGCCGGCCGGTGAGGCCACGCCGTCGCGCCGCCGCTCCCCTGGCGCGCGCAAGGGCGCCCGGAAGGCGTCGTCCCGCCGCACGGGGGCCGCGAAGAATGCGACCTCCAAGCGCACCACCGCGAAGAAGGCCGCGGGCAAGCGCACCGCGAAGAAGGCCGCGGGCAAGCGCGGCACGGCGAAGCGCGGCACCGCGAAGAAGGCCACCGCCAAGCGCGGCGCCCGCAAGGCCCCGGCCCGTCGCGCCGCCGCTGGCCGCACCGCGCGCAAGACGTCCGCTCGCAAGAGCACCGCGCGCAAGACGTCCGCTCGCAAGAGCACCGCGCGCCGTTCCACGCGCCGCTAG
- a CDS encoding 2,3,4,5-tetrahydropyridine-2,6-dicarboxylate N-succinyltransferase has translation MATSLEELSQRVSAAFADRAKLKDADTVAAVRETLARLDSGELRVAEKGPEGWRVNAWVKEAILLFFAVSEMRVMEVGPFEFHDKVPLKKGLEAAGVRVVPPGTVRYGAFVEKGAVVMPGYVNIGARVGAGTMVDTWATVGSCAQVGRNVHLSGGVGLGGVLEPPTASPVIIEDGAFLGSRSIVVEGVVVEEEAVLGANVVLTASTQIIDVTGPQEVIHKGRVPARSVVIPGMREKQFPAGKYMVPCALIIGQRKASTDQKTSLNAALRDFAVAV, from the coding sequence ATGGCGACATCCCTCGAAGAGCTCTCCCAGCGGGTGTCCGCGGCGTTCGCGGACCGGGCGAAACTGAAGGACGCGGACACGGTGGCGGCGGTGCGCGAGACGCTCGCGCGGCTGGACTCCGGTGAGCTGCGTGTCGCGGAGAAGGGCCCGGAAGGCTGGCGGGTCAACGCCTGGGTGAAGGAGGCCATCCTCCTGTTCTTCGCCGTGTCGGAGATGAGGGTGATGGAGGTGGGCCCCTTCGAGTTCCACGACAAGGTACCCCTGAAGAAGGGCCTGGAGGCGGCGGGCGTGCGCGTGGTGCCTCCGGGCACCGTGCGCTACGGCGCCTTCGTGGAGAAGGGCGCGGTGGTGATGCCCGGGTACGTGAACATCGGCGCGCGGGTGGGCGCGGGCACCATGGTGGACACGTGGGCCACGGTGGGCTCCTGCGCGCAGGTGGGCCGCAACGTCCACCTGTCCGGCGGCGTGGGGCTGGGCGGCGTGCTCGAGCCGCCCACCGCGTCACCGGTCATCATCGAGGACGGGGCCTTCCTGGGCAGCCGCTCCATCGTGGTGGAGGGCGTGGTGGTGGAGGAGGAGGCGGTGCTCGGCGCCAACGTGGTGCTGACCGCGTCCACGCAGATCATCGACGTCACCGGGCCCCAGGAGGTCATCCACAAGGGCCGCGTTCCGGCGCGCAGCGTCGTGATTCCGGGCATGCGGGAGAAGCAGTTCCCCGCCGGGAAATACATGGTCCCGTGCGCGCTCATCATCGGGCAGCGCAAGGCGTCCACTGACCAGAAGACCAGCCTCAACGCCGCCCTGCGGGACTTCGCCGTCGCGGTGTGA
- a CDS encoding rod shape-determining protein: MFDWLHTLFSRDLAIDLGTANTLIYIRGQGIVSNEPSVVAVQQDSRGGKKVLAVGKEAKEMLGRTPGNIVAIRPMKDGVIADFEITAAMLRYFIQSAHNRKTLVNPRIIIGIPSGITEVERRAVREAAANAGAREVYLIEQPMAAAIGAGLPVTEPSGNMIVDIGGGTSDVAVISLAGIVFAKSVRIGGDKLDEAIIQYVKRKYNLLIGERTAELIKMGIGTAYPTDEVMTMEIKGRDLVAGVPRTLTVSSDEVRDALAEPVNGIVEAVKLTLERTPPELAGDIADRGIVLAGGGALLKNLDTLLREETGLPVFLAEDPLSAVVIGAGKALESLDILRQVCQPG, from the coding sequence ATGTTCGACTGGCTCCACACCCTGTTTTCGCGCGACCTCGCCATCGACCTGGGTACGGCGAACACGCTCATCTACATCCGCGGCCAGGGCATCGTGTCCAACGAGCCCTCCGTCGTGGCGGTGCAGCAGGACTCGCGCGGCGGCAAGAAGGTGCTCGCCGTGGGCAAGGAGGCCAAGGAGATGCTCGGCAGGACGCCGGGCAACATCGTGGCCATCCGGCCCATGAAGGACGGCGTCATCGCCGACTTCGAAATCACCGCCGCGATGCTGCGCTACTTCATCCAGAGCGCGCACAACCGCAAGACGCTGGTGAACCCGCGCATCATCATCGGCATCCCGTCCGGCATCACGGAGGTGGAGCGCCGCGCGGTGCGTGAGGCGGCCGCCAACGCGGGCGCGCGCGAGGTCTACCTCATCGAGCAGCCCATGGCCGCGGCGATTGGCGCGGGCCTGCCGGTGACGGAGCCCAGCGGCAACATGATTGTGGACATCGGCGGTGGCACGTCCGACGTCGCGGTCATCAGCCTCGCGGGCATCGTGTTCGCCAAGTCCGTGCGCATCGGCGGCGACAAGCTGGACGAGGCGATCATCCAGTACGTCAAGCGCAAGTACAACCTGCTCATCGGTGAGCGCACGGCGGAGCTCATCAAGATGGGCATCGGCACGGCGTACCCGACGGACGAGGTCATGACCATGGAGATCAAGGGTCGCGACCTGGTGGCCGGCGTGCCGCGCACGCTGACGGTGTCCAGCGACGAGGTGCGCGACGCGCTCGCGGAGCCCGTCAACGGCATCGTGGAAGCGGTGAAGCTGACGCTGGAGCGCACGCCGCCGGAGCTGGCCGGTGACATCGCGGACCGCGGCATCGTGCTCGCCGGTGGCGGCGCGCTGCTCAAGAACCTGGACACGCTGCTCCGTGAGGAGACGGGCCTGCCGGTGTTCCTCGCGGAGGACCCGCTGTCCGCCGTGGTGATTGGCGCGGGCAAGGCGCTGGAGTCGTTGGACATCCTCCGCCAGGTCTGCCAGCCGGGCTGA
- a CDS encoding pyridoxal phosphate-dependent decarboxylase family protein — MTNPVFPPLRAAYEPESFRATAHALMDQLADYLKAALAGGAMPVLPWAPPAVNQERFATAFPEEPAPEVSQAFAALMARVLKDSHHLHHPRYVGHQVTAPVPLAALCDAVSSLLNNGMAVYEMGPVATAMEHHVLAWMAGKLGLPPSARGVLTSGGSAGNLTALLAARQAKAGYDAWNGGAHAGPPLTVLVPRSAHYCLARAVRIMGWGEGGLTPVDVDDHFRVRPDALEDALERATRAGRKAIAVVASAGSTATGAFDPLEPVADFAQRHDLWFHVDGAHGAAASLSPKYRAQVKGIERADSVVWDAHKGLLMPALVTAVLFRDGARSFDAFSQEAHYLFHGDGDDARPYSDVGLRTLECTKEMMPLKVYACLSVLGTRVFEEAVTASYDQARRFARMLTAAPDFELALEPDCNIICFRHTPAHVPPEGWDALQVRLREALVSRGSFYLVQTRLPRGVYLRTTLIHPLTGDADLESLLDALRSAAGQP; from the coding sequence ATGACGAACCCCGTCTTCCCGCCGCTGCGCGCCGCCTATGAACCGGAGTCCTTCCGGGCCACCGCCCACGCCCTGATGGATCAGCTCGCGGACTACCTGAAGGCCGCGCTCGCCGGGGGCGCGATGCCGGTGCTGCCCTGGGCCCCGCCCGCGGTGAACCAGGAGCGCTTCGCCACGGCCTTCCCGGAGGAGCCGGCGCCGGAGGTCTCCCAGGCCTTCGCGGCGCTGATGGCGCGCGTGCTGAAGGACTCGCATCACCTGCACCACCCGCGCTACGTGGGCCACCAGGTGACGGCGCCCGTGCCGCTGGCGGCGCTGTGCGACGCCGTGTCGTCGCTGCTCAACAACGGCATGGCCGTGTACGAGATGGGCCCCGTCGCCACCGCGATGGAGCACCACGTGCTCGCGTGGATGGCGGGGAAGCTGGGCCTGCCCCCGAGCGCCCGGGGCGTGCTCACCTCCGGCGGCAGCGCGGGCAACCTCACCGCCCTGCTCGCCGCGCGTCAGGCGAAGGCCGGCTACGACGCGTGGAACGGCGGCGCGCACGCGGGCCCGCCCCTGACGGTGCTGGTCCCCCGCTCCGCCCACTACTGCCTGGCCCGCGCGGTCCGCATCATGGGCTGGGGCGAGGGCGGCCTCACCCCGGTGGACGTGGACGACCACTTCCGCGTGCGGCCGGACGCCCTGGAGGACGCGCTCGAGCGGGCCACCCGCGCGGGGAGGAAGGCCATCGCCGTGGTGGCCAGCGCGGGCTCCACCGCCACCGGCGCGTTCGACCCGCTGGAGCCCGTGGCGGACTTCGCGCAGAGGCACGACCTGTGGTTCCACGTGGACGGCGCGCACGGGGCCGCGGCGTCCCTGAGCCCCAAGTACCGCGCGCAGGTGAAGGGCATCGAGCGGGCGGACTCCGTGGTGTGGGACGCGCACAAGGGGCTGCTCATGCCCGCGCTGGTGACGGCCGTGCTCTTCCGCGACGGCGCGCGCTCCTTCGACGCCTTCTCCCAGGAGGCCCACTACCTCTTCCACGGCGACGGCGACGACGCGCGCCCCTACAGCGACGTGGGCCTGCGCACGCTGGAGTGCACCAAGGAGATGATGCCCCTCAAGGTCTACGCGTGCCTGTCCGTGCTGGGCACGCGCGTCTTCGAGGAGGCCGTCACCGCCTCCTACGACCAGGCCAGACGCTTCGCCCGGATGCTCACCGCCGCCCCGGACTTCGAGCTGGCCCTGGAGCCCGACTGCAACATCATCTGCTTCCGCCACACCCCCGCGCACGTGCCGCCGGAGGGCTGGGACGCGCTCCAGGTCCGCCTGCGTGAAGCGCTGGTCTCCCGCGGAAGTTTCTACCTGGTGCAGACGCGGCTGCCCCGGGGCGTGTACCTGCGCACCACGCTCATCCACCCGCTCACCGGCGACGCGGACCTGGAGTCCCTGCTGGACGCGCTCCGGAGCGCGGCGGGCCAGCCCTGA